In the Desulfobulbaceae bacterium genome, one interval contains:
- a CDS encoding MFS transporter, producing the protein MASQKSRCQTHSFMNRQLLTILLLSTFIALLGIGIIVPILPVFATTLGANSLALGMIIAAFSISRGLLQPVVGNLSDRWGRKGFLACGLLIYCLVGMILPLAHSVSNILAIRLLHGVGSAMIVPVAMAYVSDMAPIGQEGRYMGMLNIAIFSGIGGGPLLGGFFTDHWGMASAFYAMSGLSIVAFLLVISQLPTQDITEPKIPRPSTIRSLGIMFATRRTRGILLARMTTMIVMVPAMAFTPLLLSQWFNSSGTQTGIVIAGRTLANAILQTPFGRMSERRDKVTMLQTGCIIISLAICLVPMTTSFWPILILFIILGVGEAMIWPVLGALATEEGRRYGQGTMMGAFNTAMSAGIFLGAVGAGICSDLIGLGWSFFVIGVTVLISSLLATRLIRAG; encoded by the coding sequence GTGGCAAGCCAAAAAAGTCGTTGCCAAACACACTCCTTCATGAATCGTCAACTCCTTACCATCCTCCTGCTCTCCACCTTCATTGCCCTGCTCGGTATCGGAATAATCGTCCCCATCCTGCCGGTCTTTGCCACAACCCTTGGCGCCAACAGTTTAGCCCTGGGAATGATCATCGCCGCCTTTTCAATCTCCCGGGGATTGCTACAACCCGTAGTCGGAAACCTTTCCGACCGATGGGGACGCAAGGGTTTCCTCGCCTGCGGACTGCTGATTTACTGCCTGGTGGGCATGATCCTTCCCTTAGCACACTCTGTCTCAAACATCCTTGCCATCAGACTCCTCCATGGGGTGGGTTCAGCAATGATCGTTCCTGTTGCCATGGCCTATGTCAGTGACATGGCGCCTATCGGCCAGGAAGGCCGATATATGGGAATGCTGAATATCGCGATTTTTTCAGGAATTGGCGGCGGACCGCTGCTTGGAGGATTTTTTACCGACCACTGGGGGATGGCATCCGCCTTCTACGCCATGTCTGGTTTAAGCATCGTTGCCTTTCTGCTGGTGATCTCTCAACTCCCGACCCAGGATATCACGGAACCGAAAATACCTCGACCGAGTACCATCAGATCCTTAGGAATAATGTTCGCCACCCGGCGCACGAGAGGGATTCTCCTCGCGCGGATGACGACGATGATCGTCATGGTCCCAGCCATGGCCTTTACCCCACTACTCCTGAGCCAATGGTTCAACTCCAGCGGCACCCAAACCGGCATAGTCATCGCGGGCAGAACCTTAGCTAACGCCATCCTGCAGACCCCTTTCGGTCGGATGTCGGAACGACGTGACAAAGTAACCATGCTACAGACTGGCTGCATAATCATCAGCCTGGCTATTTGCCTAGTCCCAATGACCACGAGTTTCTGGCCGATCCTTATCTTATTTATTATCCTGGGAGTGGGTGAAGCCATGATCTGGCCAGTGCTCGGAGCGCTGGCAACAGAAGAAGGTCGGCGTTACGGCCAAGGAACCATGATGGGCGCCTTCAATACGGCCATGAGCGCCGGTATCTTTCTCGGTGCGGTTGGGGCCGGGATCTGCTCTGATCTTATCGGCTTAGGATGGTCTTTTTTTGTGATCGGTGTGACAGTACTGATTTCAAGTCTGCTGGCAACGCGATTAATCCGGGCGGGATGA